A genome region from Arachidicoccus soli includes the following:
- a CDS encoding SusC/RagA family TonB-linked outer membrane protein yields MKKNKWVVLRLHFLIAVFAISIAGSKALAQAVVIQGTLLNQSTLLPLAGATINVKNTKNYTTSDQNGKFRIEASTGDVLLVTMIGYQSTEVAVKNNSNIIVKLTQTNSQLNEVVVIGYGTQKKKFVTGATSQVKGSDLAKLSTTNAMQALQGQAAGVNITSVSGQPGEGFKVNIRGAGTIGNATPLYVVDGVITSDITYLNNADIASIDILKDAASAAIYGINGANGVVLITTKSGKGGRKDGQVSFDAYYGVQNVAHKTPLLNAKQYATMQNEAALNSGKAALFTQAQIDALGSGTNWLNQMFSSNVPTQNFNIGINGGTDISSYSLGASYTEQGGIVGGQNLSNYQRYNFHTNSERTLYNGALKVGEHLTFSYINQKGIADGGIYNTALRGAFMTSPLLAMYDSSGNYLNSMNSTVYNGGPWDNGEANPYALMVYNSQNDTKYQKLLGDVYAELQPIKDLRIKSVFGIEYDAAAAHNYNPAYGNLSIYAYNLYETIGQSSSQGLTWNWDNTINYAFKIKESKFDVLGGSSIRMSHGSYVGGSNTGATLFNSFERAYLSNSTVTSVSMSADTSAASRQTVTNSMSLYGNANAVSATASFFGRINYSLKDKYLASAIFRADGSTVFAPGHQWGYFPSFSAGWIVSNESFFEPVKNWLDFLKLRASWGSNGNDAITAFNYLSLISLSNAQYNFSNTTSTLTNGSYPSTIGVSNTKWETSQQADLGIDAQLFKNKLSVSIDLYNKLTKNWLIAAPLLATAGVSTNPFINGGNVTNKGIELQLSYNNHIGEDFNYSISGSYAYNKNLVNNIPTADGIVHGSTNSLYVNSPEFFRASAGNPIGYFWGYKTAGVFQSEADVASYKNKQGQELQPNAQPGDLKYVDVNGDGVISAADKTNIGDPNPHHVFGLSFSGSYKNFDLSVSTNGVAGNKIAQSYRNPSSSYGNWTTEILSRWHGTGTSNRIPRVTQDNLNWTDFSDIYLQDGSYLRVSNISLGYDFSKAIKWKYLSKFRFYIAVNNAFTFTKYNGMDPEVGYSSTDASGAYSFGQGVDLGFYPRPRTYMAGVNVIF; encoded by the coding sequence ATGAAAAAAAACAAATGGGTTGTTTTAAGATTACACTTCTTGATAGCTGTTTTTGCTATTTCGATTGCGGGAAGTAAGGCTTTGGCTCAAGCGGTTGTCATACAAGGTACCCTTCTCAACCAAAGTACTTTGTTGCCGCTTGCAGGTGCAACAATTAATGTAAAGAATACGAAGAATTATACCACTTCTGATCAAAATGGAAAGTTTAGGATTGAAGCATCTACCGGAGATGTGCTGCTCGTTACTATGATTGGTTATCAAAGTACAGAAGTTGCTGTGAAAAATAACAGCAATATAATTGTGAAATTAACTCAGACAAATTCACAATTGAATGAGGTTGTTGTAATTGGCTATGGTACGCAAAAGAAAAAATTTGTAACGGGTGCCACTTCCCAGGTAAAAGGTTCAGACTTAGCAAAACTTAGCACCACAAATGCTATGCAGGCTCTGCAGGGGCAAGCAGCAGGTGTTAACATTACTTCTGTATCGGGGCAACCGGGTGAAGGATTTAAGGTAAATATTCGTGGTGCAGGGACTATTGGTAATGCAACTCCACTATATGTTGTAGATGGTGTTATCACGAGTGATATTACTTATCTGAACAATGCTGATATTGCTTCCATTGATATCTTAAAAGATGCTGCTTCTGCTGCCATCTATGGTATTAATGGGGCAAACGGCGTCGTTTTAATTACGACTAAAAGTGGAAAGGGTGGAAGAAAAGATGGACAAGTTTCTTTTGATGCCTATTATGGTGTGCAGAACGTAGCCCACAAAACACCTTTATTGAATGCAAAACAATATGCGACTATGCAAAATGAAGCTGCACTCAATTCAGGAAAAGCAGCTCTTTTCACGCAAGCTCAAATCGATGCCTTAGGTAGCGGAACTAATTGGTTGAACCAAATGTTTTCGTCCAATGTTCCGACTCAAAATTTTAATATAGGCATTAATGGCGGTACGGATATTTCCTCTTATTCATTAGGTGCATCCTATACAGAACAAGGTGGCATTGTCGGAGGGCAAAACCTTTCCAACTACCAACGCTATAATTTCCATACAAATTCTGAACGAACACTGTATAATGGAGCACTGAAAGTCGGGGAGCATTTGACTTTTTCTTATATAAATCAAAAGGGTATCGCAGATGGTGGCATATACAATACGGCGCTTAGAGGTGCTTTTATGACCAGCCCTTTATTAGCCATGTATGATTCATCGGGAAACTATCTAAACAGTATGAACTCTACCGTATATAATGGTGGTCCATGGGATAATGGAGAAGCCAATCCTTATGCGTTAATGGTTTATAATAGTCAAAACGATACAAAATATCAGAAATTATTAGGTGATGTTTATGCAGAACTTCAGCCTATTAAAGATTTAAGAATTAAATCGGTTTTCGGCATTGAATATGATGCTGCGGCGGCTCATAATTATAACCCCGCCTATGGTAATTTATCTATTTATGCTTACAACTTATACGAAACTATTGGTCAAAGTAGTTCTCAAGGATTGACATGGAATTGGGATAATACAATAAACTATGCCTTTAAAATAAAAGAAAGCAAATTTGATGTTTTAGGCGGTAGTTCTATTCGCATGTCGCATGGTTCATATGTTGGAGGGAGTAATACAGGTGCTACTTTATTCAATTCTTTCGAACGCGCGTATTTAAGTAATTCAACAGTAACGTCCGTTTCGATGAGTGCAGATACGAGTGCGGCTAGCAGACAAACGGTGACAAATAGCATGTCACTATATGGAAATGCAAATGCAGTATCTGCTACTGCTTCCTTTTTTGGCCGTATAAACTATAGTCTTAAAGATAAATATTTAGCATCAGCTATATTCCGAGCAGATGGTTCTACTGTATTTGCACCAGGGCATCAATGGGGTTATTTTCCCTCTTTTTCAGCAGGTTGGATAGTAAGCAATGAATCCTTTTTTGAACCGGTCAAAAATTGGTTAGACTTTCTTAAACTAAGAGCAAGTTGGGGTTCTAATGGAAATGATGCCATCACTGCATTCAACTACCTTTCTCTTATTAGCTTAAGCAATGCGCAATATAATTTTAGTAATACCACCAGCACATTAACCAATGGCTCTTACCCTTCAACAATTGGTGTAAGCAATACTAAATGGGAAACTTCACAGCAAGCCGATTTAGGTATTGATGCCCAGTTATTTAAAAATAAATTAAGTGTAAGTATAGATTTATACAATAAATTAACGAAGAACTGGTTAATTGCAGCTCCATTATTGGCCACAGCAGGGGTCTCTACAAACCCGTTCATAAACGGTGGCAATGTTACCAATAAAGGGATAGAACTTCAATTATCTTACAATAATCATATAGGCGAAGATTTTAATTATTCCATCTCTGGTTCTTATGCATATAATAAAAATTTAGTCAATAATATTCCAACGGCCGATGGCATCGTACACGGAAGCACTAACAGTTTGTATGTCAATTCCCCCGAATTTTTCCGTGCTTCGGCAGGAAACCCCATTGGTTATTTTTGGGGATATAAAACAGCAGGTGTTTTTCAATCTGAAGCAGATGTGGCTTCTTATAAGAATAAGCAGGGTCAAGAACTTCAACCTAATGCCCAACCAGGTGATTTGAAATATGTAGACGTCAATGGTGACGGCGTCATTTCCGCTGCGGATAAAACGAATATCGGTGATCCAAACCCCCATCATGTATTTGGTTTGAGTTTTTCAGGCAGTTACAAAAATTTTGATCTTTCCGTATCAACCAATGGTGTAGCAGGCAATAAAATTGCCCAAAGCTATCGTAATCCTTCCAGCTCCTATGGAAACTGGACTACAGAAATATTGAGCCGCTGGCATGGCACAGGGACTTCAAATAGGATACCACGGGTGACACAGGATAATCTAAATTGGACTGACTTTTCTGATATTTATCTGCAGGACGGAAGCTATTTAAGAGTTTCAAATATCTCGCTGGGTTACGATTTTTCTAAGGCAATCAAGTGGAAATATTTGAGCAAATTCCGATTTTATATAGCCGTGAATAACGCTTTTACATTTACTAAATATAATGGAATGGATCCTGAAGTAGGGTACTCTTCCACAGACGCTAGCGGGGCTTATTCCTTTGGTCAGGGAGTTGACTTAGGCTTTTATCCGCGCCCAAGAACTTATATGGCAGGCGTTAATGTCATCTTTTAA
- a CDS encoding TIM-barrel domain-containing protein, producing MRLRTLAFTTLFVILASHLLAQAPSYKKTSDGIIVYTDSTYTCASHAIKLEVISDDIIRVVEAPNKKLVSNPSLITVYKKDTNLSWNIISSKDAVILKTRKINAHVDLNSGKVSFEKPDGTKILNTRPIDRSSFQPTVFDGQRFYKLTQIFQTADDDAWYGLGQHQEGLMNYKGQQVTFFQNNSQVAVPFLVSKNNYGILWDNYSITTAGDIRPFHPLHSLLLFSKNGEQGWLTASYANDKNKATDILIQRPESDINMAYLGDSKEQFPAKFTPEKGIVTWEGSLASGLNGLHQLHFEFGGTLKVWVKGKLVLDQWRKPWNPAFAIIPIDFVVGEKIPFRIEWTPEGIESYLSIKCQEPLTKEQENSFGFSSEAGKQIDYYFVYGENMDSVISGYRYLTGKAPIMPKWAFGFWQSRERYKTEKEILSTMDEFRKRKIPIDNIVLDWNYWREAEWGSQDFDETRFPSPDSMISVLHNKYKAHIMISVWPKFYEGIPAYNKFDKNGWLYKRNIADKQKDWIGKGYVSTFYDAFNANARKGFWNLIDKKLYSKGIDAWWMDASEPDILSNVGPNRRKLEMTPTALGSSAEYLNAYPLENARGIYEGQRSTNPNQRVFLLTRSGFAGSQRYAAAIWSGDIGSTWDDMRKQITAGVNFSMSGVPYWTMDIGGFVVPAKFENPDAASLAEWRELITRWSQFGAFVPLFRSHGQFPYREIFNVATENSPAYKSFIYYDQLRYRLLPYIYSLAGATYFNNYTIMRGLAMDFPKDTAVLNIGDQYMFGPALLINPVSIYKARSRSVYLPQCAGWYDLYSGKWFAGGQNIVADAPYERMPIFVKAGSIIPFGPVLQYTSEKKADTITLNVYTGADASFNLYEDEGTNYNYEKGAYSIIPIRYNESTKTVTVGNRVGEFKGMLLKRIFYIRFINPDHPKVLDFNNNAGAYIIYKGKKMGIKN from the coding sequence ATGAGACTCCGTACTTTAGCTTTTACCACTCTTTTTGTCATTCTGGCAAGCCACTTACTGGCACAGGCTCCTTCCTATAAGAAGACCTCTGACGGCATTATTGTCTATACTGATTCAACTTATACATGCGCCTCTCATGCGATAAAACTAGAAGTTATTTCCGATGATATTATTAGAGTAGTTGAAGCGCCAAATAAAAAGCTTGTATCCAATCCGAGTCTCATTACTGTCTATAAAAAGGATACTAATCTTTCTTGGAATATAATTTCTTCTAAAGATGCGGTTATACTTAAAACAAGAAAAATAAATGCTCACGTAGATCTAAATTCAGGTAAAGTATCTTTTGAAAAACCAGACGGCACGAAAATATTAAATACAAGACCTATTGATAGAAGTAGTTTTCAACCAACTGTTTTTGATGGGCAACGTTTTTATAAACTTACCCAAATATTTCAAACTGCTGATGATGATGCCTGGTATGGACTGGGACAACATCAGGAAGGGTTAATGAATTATAAAGGGCAGCAAGTAACTTTCTTTCAGAATAATTCTCAGGTAGCTGTTCCATTTCTTGTCTCTAAAAATAATTATGGGATTTTATGGGATAATTATTCAATTACAACTGCAGGGGACATAAGGCCATTTCATCCATTACATTCCTTGCTACTTTTCTCTAAAAACGGAGAGCAAGGTTGGCTTACAGCATCTTATGCCAATGATAAAAATAAAGCGACGGATATACTTATTCAAAGACCGGAATCGGATATTAATATGGCCTACTTGGGTGACTCCAAAGAACAGTTTCCGGCAAAGTTTACTCCTGAAAAAGGTATTGTAACTTGGGAAGGTTCTCTTGCTAGCGGATTAAATGGTTTACATCAGTTACATTTTGAATTTGGTGGCACATTAAAAGTCTGGGTAAAGGGGAAACTGGTTCTAGATCAATGGCGCAAACCTTGGAACCCTGCATTTGCTATTATCCCTATTGACTTTGTAGTAGGAGAAAAAATCCCTTTTCGTATAGAATGGACACCAGAAGGGATCGAGTCATATTTGTCTATAAAATGCCAAGAACCTCTCACTAAGGAACAAGAAAATTCTTTTGGGTTTTCCTCAGAGGCAGGCAAACAAATCGATTATTATTTTGTTTATGGCGAAAACATGGATAGTGTGATCTCTGGTTACAGGTATTTGACGGGTAAAGCACCTATCATGCCCAAATGGGCATTTGGTTTTTGGCAAAGCAGAGAAAGATACAAAACCGAAAAGGAGATATTATCTACTATGGATGAATTTCGTAAAAGAAAGATCCCTATTGATAATATTGTTTTAGATTGGAATTACTGGCGCGAAGCGGAGTGGGGTAGTCAGGATTTTGATGAAACAAGATTCCCTTCTCCTGACAGCATGATAAGTGTTTTGCACAATAAATATAAGGCACATATTATGATTTCTGTCTGGCCGAAGTTTTATGAAGGCATACCGGCTTATAATAAATTTGATAAAAATGGATGGCTATATAAAAGAAATATCGCAGACAAACAAAAGGATTGGATTGGCAAAGGGTATGTTTCTACTTTTTACGATGCATTTAATGCAAATGCACGGAAGGGATTCTGGAATTTGATTGATAAAAAACTTTATAGCAAAGGAATTGATGCTTGGTGGATGGATGCAAGTGAACCGGATATTTTATCTAATGTTGGCCCTAACCGTAGGAAACTTGAAATGACCCCAACAGCATTGGGTAGTTCAGCAGAATATTTAAATGCCTATCCATTAGAAAATGCAAGGGGTATCTACGAAGGACAACGTTCAACCAATCCCAATCAAAGAGTATTCTTGCTCACACGTTCCGGCTTTGCAGGTTCACAACGATATGCCGCTGCTATTTGGAGCGGTGATATAGGCTCTACCTGGGATGATATGAGAAAGCAAATTACAGCTGGTGTAAATTTTTCCATGTCAGGTGTGCCTTACTGGACAATGGATATTGGAGGGTTTGTGGTGCCTGCTAAATTTGAAAATCCTGATGCTGCATCACTGGCAGAATGGAGAGAACTAATAACCCGTTGGTCACAATTTGGTGCATTTGTTCCACTGTTTCGCTCACACGGTCAGTTTCCTTATCGAGAGATATTCAATGTTGCTACCGAAAACAGTCCAGCTTACAAAAGCTTTATTTACTACGACCAACTGCGCTACCGTTTACTTCCCTATATCTATTCTTTAGCCGGCGCTACTTATTTTAATAATTACACAATAATGCGTGGCTTGGCAATGGACTTTCCAAAAGATACTGCAGTCTTAAATATTGGCGATCAGTATATGTTTGGTCCAGCACTACTTATTAATCCTGTATCTATATATAAAGCACGAAGCAGATCTGTCTATCTCCCTCAATGTGCCGGTTGGTACGATTTATATTCGGGAAAGTGGTTTGCAGGCGGTCAAAATATTGTCGCAGATGCGCCATATGAAAGGATGCCCATTTTTGTAAAAGCGGGTTCAATTATTCCTTTTGGCCCAGTTTTACAATACACCAGTGAAAAGAAGGCCGATACGATTACACTGAATGTTTACACAGGTGCGGATGCTTCTTTCAACTTGTATGAAGATGAGGGCACCAATTATAATTACGAGAAAGGAGCGTATTCTATTATTCCTATAAGATACAATGAATCGACTAAAACAGTTACTGTCGGTAATCGAGTTGGGGAGTTTAAAGGCATGCTTCTTAAAAGGATATTCTATATACGCTTTATAAATCCGGATCATCCGAAGGTGCTGGATTTTAATAATAATGCCGGGGCATATATAATATATAAAGGAAAAAAAATGGGTATAAAAAATTAA
- a CDS encoding ATP-binding protein → MSEWIKRTMAEEIRKRIKQYPILAVTGPRQSGKTTLLKTLFPDYKYVSLENPDYRSFAQEDPNGFLQQYANKTILDEVQRVPELFSYLQTAVDESGQMGQYILSGSQNFHLLKHITQSLAGRVALFRLLPLDTQELERAQKLPANYLDACIQGGYPAIYHRGLDPTDFYANYIRTYIEKDVTELINIRDINNFRTFLGLCAARAGQLLNLTALANDCNISQPTAKAWLSVLESSYLVFLLYPYHDNFNKRLVKTPKLYFYDVGLLTHLLQIREPEELAVNRLKGNIFENFVIANFQKFNENRYQHLNYYFWQDHNGLEIDLLLKTANAFDLYEVKSTQTLSGALFKNLKHFTELVEPQSVRPHLVYGGDQSLVRSNVRVLPWNMV, encoded by the coding sequence ATGTCTGAATGGATAAAGAGAACGATGGCTGAGGAGATAAGGAAGCGGATTAAACAATACCCGATACTGGCGGTAACTGGTCCACGACAATCCGGTAAAACCACCTTGCTCAAAACGCTTTTTCCCGATTATAAGTATGTGTCTCTTGAAAACCCAGATTATCGGTCTTTTGCCCAGGAAGATCCAAACGGCTTTCTTCAACAATACGCTAATAAGACCATATTGGATGAAGTTCAACGAGTACCAGAACTGTTTTCCTATTTGCAAACCGCGGTTGATGAGTCTGGCCAAATGGGGCAATACATCCTTTCAGGATCACAAAACTTTCATTTACTTAAGCACATAACTCAGTCACTAGCCGGGCGCGTTGCCCTTTTCCGGCTCTTGCCCTTGGATACCCAAGAATTAGAGCGAGCACAGAAATTGCCTGCAAATTATTTAGATGCCTGTATTCAAGGAGGATACCCCGCCATTTATCATAGAGGCTTAGATCCAACGGATTTCTACGCCAACTACATTCGTACATACATTGAAAAGGATGTGACAGAATTAATCAATATTCGAGATATCAATAACTTCCGAACGTTCCTCGGCTTGTGTGCAGCAAGGGCGGGTCAACTCTTGAACTTGACCGCACTCGCGAATGATTGTAATATTTCCCAACCTACTGCAAAGGCCTGGTTGTCTGTTTTAGAAAGCAGTTATCTTGTTTTCTTACTCTATCCCTATCATGATAACTTCAATAAGCGCTTGGTGAAAACGCCTAAACTGTATTTTTATGATGTTGGTTTATTGACCCATTTATTGCAAATTCGTGAACCTGAAGAATTGGCAGTAAATAGACTCAAGGGTAACATCTTTGAGAATTTCGTGATTGCTAATTTCCAAAAGTTTAATGAGAATCGATACCAGCATCTTAATTATTATTTTTGGCAAGATCACAATGGGTTAGAAATTGACCTGTTGCTAAAAACTGCAAATGCTTTTGATTTATATGAGGTCAAATCTACCCAGACATTAAGCGGTGCGCTATTCAAAAATCTTAAACATTTCACCGAATTAGTGGAGCCACAATCTGTTCGGCCGCATCTGGTTTATGGTGGCGATCAATCTTTAGTTCGAAGCAATGTACGGGTATTACCTTGGAACATGGTATAG